The window CCGGCCTGCAGGCGGCCACTCAGGACGCCGTCCCGGGCCTGCAGGGTGCCCTGCAGGCGCTGGCCGCCCAGGGTCAGCCCCTGGGCCTGAACCCCCAGGTTGTCAAAGCCGCGCAGGGTCACGCGGGCCCGGCCGCCAGCGGTGTCGGTCACCACCACCTGCCCCCGGGGCGAGAGGCCGGTGCCCTGCACGTTGCCGTTCACAAAGAGGCCGCCGCCCAGCGGGCCGCTGACATCCACGTTGTAGCGCCCGGACGGCAGCGAGGCCGTGCCCTGGGCCCGCAGGCCCTCGCCGTCGGTGACCAGCACCTGCAGGCCGTTCCAGGGGCCACGCAGCGTCACCGCGTACTGGTCCAGCACGCCGCGCGCGTTGACCGCGCCCCGGAAGGCCCCGCCCCGGCCCAGCCCCCAGCTGGCCTGCCCCTGCACCCGCCCGGTCTGGCCGAAAGCGGTGAGGGTCTGGGTGCCGCTCACCCGGGTCAGGCCCCCGGCGCCGTCGTAGGCCACCGTCAGGTCGCCCCAGCGCCCGGTCGCCTGTAGGCGCGGGGTGAGGGTGCCGCGCACGTTCACCGCCTGGGCCGGCACGGTGACGCCGCCGAACGACAGTTCGCCCGTGCGGCCGCTGGCCTGGGCCCGCAGCGCCGTGTAAGGGCCCTGCACCGCCACATTCAGCGTCTGGCCCTGGGCACTCACCCGGCCGGTGACGGCCACCGCCGGGAACACCTGCCCACTGAGGCGGGCGCGGGCGCCGCTGTAGAGGGCCAACAGATTGGCCTGCACGTTTCCAGCGCGGCGGGTCAGGGTGCCCTGCAGCGTGGCCCCCTGCGCCCGGGCGTTGATCACGGCCACACCGCCCTGACCGCGCAGGTTCAGGTCCAGGGTGCCGCCCAGGTCGGGCACGCGGGCCAGGGGCCGCAGGGCGGCCAGATCCACGCGCCCGGTGGCGGTCACGTTGTCCCCTTGCACCAGCCCGCGCGCTGTTTCCCGGCCCGAGCGCAGGTCAAAGGCCAGGGCGCCGCTGCCCTGCAGGTTCAGGGTCCCGCGCAGGTCCGTGCCCTGAACCCGCACCGCCGTGCGGTAGGGGGCCTGCAGCGCGGTGTCCGCCAGCAGGGCGACGCCGCCCACCTCGCCGCGCACCGACGCCGCCGTGCCCCGCCCGAAGGCGCTGAGGTCCAGGCCGCGCCCACGCACCCGCAGCGACCCAAAGGCCTTGAGGGTGGTGGTCAGGGTCACGTCGCCCGTGGCGCGCAGGTCGCCGGCCAGGGCCAGATCGCGCGCCTGCACCCGGAAACTGTCGCCCTGCCAGCCCAGTACCTGCCGCCCAGCCACAAAACTGCCGCGCTGCTCGATGTAATTGAGATTCAGTGGCCCACTCAGGGGGCCACGCAGGCCGGGCACGGCGGCGGTCAGGGTGCCGCTCACGTCGCCGCCGGTCAGGTCCAGCTGCCCGCGCCCATTCAGGGTCAGACCCGCGCCCTGCAGTTCTTGCAGCGCCCAGCTGCCCCGGAATTGCCGGTTCAGCCGCAGCTGGGCGCGGCCCAGGTCGGCGCGCAGGCCCTGGCGGTCCAGCACGGCGGTGCCCGCCAGCGCGAAGGGGCCCGCCAAACCGTCCGTGATCACCGCGCGCAGGTTCTGAGGCGTGCCGCTCAGGGCAATCCGGGCACGCGCCGCGCCGTAGGTGGGGTTCAGGCGGGCCTGCAGCTGCTGGCCTTTGGGGGTGAAGGTGGCGCTCAGTGGCCCGCCCAGGCCCTGGCCCTGCACGCGCACCACGTTCTGCGCGTCAATGCGGGCGGTCAGGTCCAGTGGTTTTTGCCCCAGCACCCCGGCCACGGTCACGCGGCCCTCGCGGCCAATGGCCCAGCGGCCCGCCACGCGCTGGTCGGCTCCGCCCACGGCGGTCTGGGCGCTGAAGGCCAGATCGTTGGTCTGCCCGGCCGTGCGGCCGTCTTCACTCAGGTAGGTGTATTCCGCGTTGGCGTCCCGGAAGGTCACCCCAGCCAGCTGGCCGGCGCCCTGGGCGTAGGCCTTGACCCGCACCGTGCTCCAGCCCCCGGCGGTCACGCGCAGGCGCAGCGTGCCCTGGCCGGTGGTGCCCAGCGCCTGGGCCAACCCCGCCACTGTGGGCGTGGCGTCGGCCGTGATCCGCCAGTTCTTCGCCGCTGTATCCACCCGCCCCTGGGCGGTCACGGGGCCGTTCCAGCCGCGCCCGGCGAGTTGCAGCTCCACCACGTCGCCCCGGTGCGAGGCGCGGCCGGTGATGTCCGTTACCCGCACCAGCGGCGCTTCGGGCACACGCAGGGCGCCGCCCGTCAGGCGCAGGTCGCCGCGCACCGGGCCGTCCCCCAGCACGTAGCGGCCCGCAATCCGCCCCGCCGTCACGCCGGGCCAGTAGTGATTCAGCACCCGGGCGTCGGCGTCCAGGTCAATGGTCGCGGTGTTGCCGGCCGGGCCTTCGCCCAGCGTCACGGCCGCATTCAGGTCACCGTCTCGGGTGGCGCCGCGCACCTGCAGGCGGCCCCGGTCCTGGCTCAGGGTGAACTGGCCGTCGGGGACATTCACGCCGCTGCCGTCCACCGTCAGGCGGGTGCGCTGCACGTCCAGGCGGTTCAGCACCACGCGCCAGCCGCCCTGCGCGCCGCCTCCGGCCCCGCCGCCCACCAGGTCTTTCAGGCGCAGGGCCACCGCCGCGTCGGCCACGCGCACATTCAGGCGCAGGGTTTTGGTCAGCGGATTGACCCCGGCCACCTGCGCTTCTACCCGCCCGGCCTGGGCCTGCACGCCGGGCAGTTGCAGCCGCGCGCCGTCCAGGGTGGGCGCCCACAGGGGCCCGCCCACCCGCTCGGCGCTCAGGCCCGCCTGCGCCCCCAGCCGGCCCAGCAGCGCTCCGCCCAGCAGCGTGGGCAGCAGCGCCAGCACCAAGAGCGCCGCGCCCAGGAGTCCCAGCACCCAGGGCCAGATGCGGCGGCGACGCGGGGGCGGGGGAGGCTGGGGCTCGGGGGCCGGGGCGGCGCCCGGCGGCAACTCGTCGGTCATGGTGTGGGGCGGCCTTCGGGGCCTGCCGCGAACTGTCGGATACGGATTCCGTCCATTTCCGGAACAGCCGGGAAAGAGCCGGCTGTTCCTTCAATTCCCGAAAACCCGTACCCTTTCCTTCTCCCTTCGGTCGAAAAAGTTCCGTCATCCATGACGGAACTTTTCGGAAGTTGTCTTAATGCTCCTGGCCGCATTCTCAGCATTCTACGGCGGGGGTGGTGAATGCCGCACCCGGCGCATCCTCATGCAACGGTCAGAGAACGGCGCCCCGGGCGGCGCGCCGGGTAGGATGCGCCACATGCGCCTGACTGCTCTCATTTCTGGCACTGTGCAGGGCGTCGGCTACCGGCGCTACGTGCAGCGCCACGCCCGCGACCTGAATCTGGCGGGCTCCGCCGAAAACCTCAGCGACGGCCGGGTAGAGGTGGTGGCCGAAGGCCCGCAGGCCGAGCTGGACCGCCTGCTGCACTGGCTGCGCCGGGGCCCGCCCCACGCCCGCGTGACCGATGTTCAAACGCAGTACAGCGAGGCCACCGGCCTGCAGGACTTTCACCTGTACTGAAGGAGGGAGGCGGCGCCCAGTCCGTTGCTCGCGGATCAAGCCCCCTGCCGGCTGCTCTGGGCGAAACGGATGATCCGCTGCGCGGCCTCGTCCGGGCTGAGGGCGGTGGTGTCCAGCTGCAGGGCGCCGGGCGGAGGTGGCAGCAGGCCACCCCCGGTCAGCAGGGCGGTCAGACGGGCCGGATCGCGCATCTTGGCGCGCACCTGCCGCTCTGGTTGGGTCACGCGCCGGCTTAGCTCTGTGGGGGCGCAGCTCAACCACACCGGCACATACTGGGCTCTGCGCGTCCTGGCGAGGGCGGGAATGCGCGCCGCCGCCTCTGCTCCACGCGGGTCGTTGGTGTAATAAGCCGTGAAGATCTGATCCACGTCAGCGGGCGCCAAGGCTGCTGCCCGCAGGCCCAGGGCCCAGACCTCGGTGGCTAGGGCGCGCACCTCGTCGGAAACAGGACGCCACCCGTCAGCGCCGTAAGGCTTGAACACCGCGTCGTTGAACAGGTGGTTGTCCAGCAGCGCGGCTCCGGTAAGGGTGGACAGTGCCAGCCCCACCGTGCGTTTGCCGCTGGCAGGTGGCCCGGCCAGATGATAGATGGTGGGGGTCATGCCCCCACACGCGCAAAGGCAGCGATCTGCTCGGCGGCCTCATCCGGGGCCAGCTCGGCCGTGTTCAGCACCAGGGCGTCCGGGGGCGGCGGCAGGGTGCCGCCCCGCTCCAGCAGCGCGCGCAAGAGGCCCGGGTCGCGCAGTTTCAGGCGCTCGGTGCGCTCGGGGCGGCCCATGCGGGCTTCCAGTTCGGGTTGCGGGCACGCCAGCCACACCGGCACAAAGGCCGCGCCCCGTTCGGCGGCCAGGGTCCGCAATTCGGCCACCACCTCTTGCCCACGTTCGCTGCCACTCAGGTGGTTGGTCAGAATGTGCGAGAGGTGGCGTGGCGCCAGCCGCAGCGCGGCCAGTCCGGCCTGCCGCACCGTCTCGGCGAGGTCAAACAGTTCGTCGGGCAGGGGGCTCACCCCGTCGGCGCCGTAGGCCCGGAAAATGGGATCGTTGAACAGGTGGTTGTCCAGCAGCGCGGCCCCGGTGCGCCGCGCCAGGGCCAGCCCCACCGTGCGCTTGCCGGCGCCCGGGGGCCCCACGAGGTAGTACAGGTGACTCATGGCCCCCAGTGTGGCGCCTGGGCGCAGCGACTCCTGCCTCATGTGCCGCCAGCAGAAAAGGGCCCCGCCCAGCGATGGGCAGCGGCCCCTTCTGGGCGGTGGATG of the Deinococcus aquaedulcis genome contains:
- a CDS encoding acylphosphatase, with product MRLTALISGTVQGVGYRRYVQRHARDLNLAGSAENLSDGRVEVVAEGPQAELDRLLHWLRRGPPHARVTDVQTQYSEATGLQDFHLY
- a CDS encoding AAA family ATPase; translation: MSHLYYLVGPPGAGKRTVGLALARRTGAALLDNHLFNDPIFRAYGADGVSPLPDELFDLAETVRQAGLAALRLAPRHLSHILTNHLSGSERGQEVVAELRTLAAERGAAFVPVWLACPQPELEARMGRPERTERLKLRDPGLLRALLERGGTLPPPPDALVLNTAELAPDEAAEQIAAFARVGA